One genomic window of Diospyros lotus cultivar Yz01 chromosome 8, ASM1463336v1, whole genome shotgun sequence includes the following:
- the LOC127807178 gene encoding uncharacterized protein LOC127807178 has protein sequence MDREQEEMQFLGLFGIYVESYKIILSWRRIFSQITLALILPLSFIFLAHIEVSELIFSKIIHNEIQLDETPPVDTYRQNKLSDLISSEWASLWIFKFVYFTFLLVFSLLSTSAVVYTIASVYTARDVTFRRVLSVVPKVWKRLMVTFLCAFFAFFTYNIIAAVVLVFWLFTAGPSRPGLAILIVILVLYSAGFVYMTIVWQLASVVSVLEDLYGLKAMAKSKDLIRGKTWIAVVIFFKLNLSLVFIQILFENFVVSGYQTPFGILGRFGFGMICFLLLSKLFLFGLVIQTVFYFVCKSYHHENIDKSSLSDHLEVYLGDYVPLKAKDVQLEQFDV, from the exons ATGGACAGAGAGCAGGAAGAGATGCAATTCCTCGGCCTCTTCGGCATCTACGTAGAATCCTACAAGATCATCCTCTCATGGCGCCGAATCTTCTCCCAGATAACCCTTGCCCTCATCCTCCCTCTCTCCTTCATCTTCCTCGCTCACATCGAGGTCTCAGAATTGATCTTCTCCAAGATCATTCACAACGAGATCCAGCTCGACGAAACGCCGCCCGTTGACACCTACCGCCAAAACAAGCTCTCCGACCTCATCTCCTCCGAATGGGCCAGTCTTTGGATCTTCAAGTTCGTCTACTTCACCTTCCTCCTTGTCTTCTCCCTCCTCTCCACCTCCGCCGTCGTCTACACCATCGCCTCCGTCTACACCGCCCGCGATGTCACTTTCCGGCGTGTCCTCAGCGTCGTCCCCAAGGTCTGGAAGCGCCTCATGGTCACCTTCCTCTGCGCCTTCTTCGCCTTCTTCACTTACAACATCATCGCCGCCGTCGTCCTCGTCTTCTGGCTTTTCACGGCCGGCCCCTCCAG GCCGGGCTTGGCGATTCTGATCGTGATATTGGTGTTGTACTCAGCCGGGTTCGTGTACATGACGATCGTCTGGCAGCTGGCCAGCGTGGTGTCGGTTTTGGAAGACTTGTACGGGCTGAAAGCCATGGCCAAGAGCAAGGATTTGATCAGAGGGAAGACATGGATAGCCGTTGTCATCTTCTTCAAGCTGAATTTGTCTCTGGTTTTCATACAGATTCTGTTCGAAAACTTTGTTGTGAGTGGGTACCAGACGCCGTTTGGGATATTGGGAAGGTTTGGATTTGGGATGATTTGTTTCCTGCTGCTATCGAAGCTCTTCCTCTTCGGGCTCGTCATCCAAACAGTGTTCTACTTCGTCTGCAAATCGTATCACCATGAGAACATCGACAAGTCTAGCCTCTCTGATCATCTGGAGGTTTATCTAGGAGACTATGTTCCATTGAAGGCCAAGGATGTTCAGCTAGAGCAATTTGATGTCTAG